One stretch of Roseimicrobium sp. ORNL1 DNA includes these proteins:
- a CDS encoding ThuA domain-containing protein has product MPPDLVVAQERAQVSHEVQAPLVKEGLAIWLDASSQDALRQSSSLPPLRNRQAVDTWIDGTDAHAQAVQPLAGSRPLLISSDDAAFFRFDGKDDFLSLTGGRHLTPDITLFILAAPKKNAGGFSALFSTAENGKNDYTSGLNVDQGPAGTEELSVINVESAGAAGFRDLLVPGILGAAERPFGAFHVFTIRSRIGKVGNEVLVDGIKAGERERLESHVGLDQITLGARRYSHDPAQPPYVQGFFAGDMAAVLLYNRALTDPEREKVEQQLMSRMPALHALSDGVHGHALEVLENPPLVQMLVPGFTVEELPLRIGNLNNIRYRADGKVVALGYDGRIHLLSDSNGDGLEDHSETYWDQKTMRGALGIVVSEKGDRHGKGIFVASKGKVSFFPDANGDDRADEEKVIASGWKETFHGVDTLGLARDPKDGSIYFGLGCANFADGYLIDKNTGKSQYDVNGIRGTVQRLSADFAQQETICSGVRFTCALAFNREGDLFATDQEGATWLPNGNPFDELLHIERGKHYGFPPRHPRHLPEVIDEPAVVEYGPQHQSTVGMVFDEGVHGGPAFGPKFWEGDAIVCGESRGKLWRTKLVKTPQGYVAQNHLIACLGMLLVDACVTPQGDLLLACHSGPPDWGTGPAGEGRLFKIRYTGKELPQPVMAWAAAPDEFRVAFHKKLEPSDWADAAKKIRIEAGQFVSAGDRYETVRPGYQVVRDQMGAPRRWVPVLGLSMSQDQRTLILRVPSQTEPARYAVTLPLPNRWLRKKGIEQKAEMDVALTMNGALANVKTAAGEVTTCVLPHPAPWVARELCDGSTDHEAFFQKASQSGAALSLEALADSSNPFVPAVQPGSKLDWDVSEEPFMKAEFAVKSSGKIDEVHVTHQASQQGRLKPLAITMATGQSTATSDVFLQGVGAQRPLSTPRVFVPWTTESTKPVGGGSTPALAKARTDVKGNWMEGRRLFFGQAACFICHTLRGEGFAFGPDLTNLIHRDRGSVLQDILHPSATINPDQFGSIVKMKDGTSLAGIVRAGAGQIVKIGLAGGAQMEVGHEKVAAIEPMKVSLMPEDFGKRLTEDQQEDLLTFLLTTPLEPAVITRADPPTPAPRTLKELAPILPPSASPEARAAWKPLRILLVTDSKDHGIDEHDYPLWLDRWTRLLSLGEKIQVESCEGFPPAEKLARADVTVFYSRNTGWDLRAAKLLDDYQERGGGLVYLHWAIEGGKHADPLAERVGLAFSFSKFRHGDMDLQFAASEHPITKGFQQLKLTDESYWNLRGEPRRVLLLATSQEDQAPQPQLWTLERGKGRVFGCIPGHYTWTFDDPLYRLLVLRGICWAAKEGDVERLSELALIGARVQP; this is encoded by the coding sequence ATGCCCCCGGATCTCGTGGTGGCTCAGGAAAGGGCTCAAGTGTCACATGAGGTGCAAGCACCCCTCGTAAAAGAGGGGTTGGCGATTTGGCTGGACGCTTCATCCCAGGATGCCCTGCGGCAATCCTCCTCGCTGCCGCCGCTGCGGAATCGTCAGGCGGTGGACACTTGGATCGATGGCACGGATGCGCACGCGCAAGCTGTGCAACCTCTCGCGGGCAGCAGGCCACTTCTCATCAGCAGTGATGACGCCGCGTTTTTCCGGTTCGATGGCAAGGACGATTTCCTGTCGCTCACGGGCGGACGGCACCTCACTCCAGACATCACTTTGTTCATCCTTGCCGCGCCGAAGAAAAACGCGGGCGGATTCTCCGCGCTCTTCTCCACCGCCGAGAACGGCAAGAACGACTACACCAGTGGGCTGAACGTGGATCAGGGACCTGCTGGCACGGAGGAACTGAGCGTGATCAATGTGGAATCTGCGGGCGCAGCCGGCTTTCGTGATCTGCTGGTACCGGGAATTCTCGGCGCAGCGGAACGGCCCTTCGGCGCTTTCCACGTGTTCACCATCCGCTCGCGCATCGGAAAGGTCGGCAACGAGGTCTTGGTGGATGGCATCAAGGCTGGTGAACGGGAGCGGTTGGAGTCGCATGTCGGCCTCGATCAAATCACCCTCGGTGCGCGCCGCTATTCCCATGATCCCGCGCAGCCGCCCTACGTGCAGGGGTTTTTCGCCGGAGACATGGCGGCGGTGCTGCTCTACAACCGCGCCCTCACCGACCCTGAGCGGGAGAAGGTGGAGCAGCAACTGATGTCCCGCATGCCTGCCCTGCATGCACTCTCGGATGGGGTGCATGGACACGCGCTGGAGGTGTTGGAGAATCCGCCGCTGGTGCAGATGCTCGTGCCGGGATTTACGGTGGAAGAGTTGCCCCTGCGGATCGGGAATCTGAACAACATTCGCTATCGCGCTGACGGCAAGGTCGTGGCCCTCGGTTATGACGGACGCATCCACCTCCTCAGCGATAGCAATGGCGATGGCCTTGAAGATCACAGCGAGACCTACTGGGACCAGAAGACCATGCGTGGCGCGCTGGGCATCGTGGTTTCCGAGAAAGGCGATCGCCATGGCAAAGGCATCTTCGTTGCGAGCAAGGGCAAGGTATCTTTCTTCCCGGATGCGAATGGCGATGACCGTGCTGACGAGGAGAAGGTGATTGCCTCTGGATGGAAGGAAACTTTCCACGGAGTGGACACCCTCGGGCTCGCCAGAGATCCCAAGGACGGCTCGATCTACTTTGGCCTGGGATGCGCCAACTTCGCGGACGGTTATCTCATCGACAAGAACACAGGCAAATCCCAATACGATGTGAATGGCATCCGGGGAACCGTCCAGCGTCTGAGCGCAGACTTCGCCCAGCAGGAAACCATCTGCAGCGGGGTGCGCTTCACCTGCGCACTGGCATTCAATCGCGAGGGGGATCTGTTTGCCACGGATCAAGAAGGCGCCACCTGGCTGCCGAACGGCAATCCCTTCGATGAGCTTTTGCACATCGAACGAGGCAAACATTATGGCTTCCCTCCCCGGCATCCAAGGCATCTGCCCGAGGTGATTGATGAGCCTGCGGTGGTGGAATACGGCCCGCAGCACCAGAGCACCGTGGGCATGGTCTTTGATGAAGGCGTGCATGGTGGACCGGCCTTCGGCCCGAAGTTCTGGGAAGGTGATGCGATTGTCTGTGGGGAATCACGTGGCAAACTCTGGCGCACGAAACTGGTGAAGACGCCCCAAGGCTATGTGGCGCAGAATCATCTCATCGCCTGCCTCGGCATGCTGCTCGTGGATGCGTGTGTGACTCCGCAGGGTGATTTGCTGCTGGCCTGCCACAGTGGTCCTCCTGACTGGGGCACGGGACCAGCGGGGGAAGGGCGGCTGTTTAAAATTCGCTATACGGGAAAAGAACTGCCCCAGCCGGTCATGGCCTGGGCCGCTGCGCCGGATGAATTCCGCGTCGCTTTTCACAAGAAACTTGAGCCGTCCGATTGGGCGGATGCTGCGAAGAAGATTCGCATCGAAGCCGGTCAGTTTGTCAGCGCGGGTGATCGTTATGAAACCGTGCGCCCGGGATATCAGGTGGTGCGCGACCAAATGGGTGCACCGCGACGCTGGGTGCCGGTGCTGGGACTCTCCATGAGCCAGGATCAGCGCACGCTCATCCTGCGTGTGCCAAGCCAGACAGAGCCGGCCAGATATGCGGTGACGCTCCCGTTGCCGAACAGGTGGCTTCGAAAAAAAGGCATCGAACAGAAAGCAGAGATGGATGTGGCGCTCACCATGAATGGTGCCCTGGCGAATGTGAAAACTGCCGCGGGAGAAGTGACCACGTGCGTGCTGCCACACCCTGCGCCCTGGGTCGCAAGAGAACTGTGTGATGGCTCCACGGATCATGAAGCGTTTTTCCAAAAGGCATCGCAAAGTGGCGCGGCACTTTCACTGGAGGCATTGGCAGACTCCTCGAATCCTTTTGTGCCCGCAGTACAGCCCGGCTCGAAACTGGACTGGGATGTCTCCGAGGAACCGTTCATGAAGGCGGAATTTGCAGTGAAGAGTTCGGGAAAGATCGATGAAGTGCATGTTACCCATCAGGCTTCGCAGCAAGGGAGGCTGAAGCCGCTGGCCATCACGATGGCGACGGGACAATCCACCGCCACGTCGGACGTATTCCTCCAAGGCGTGGGCGCGCAGCGTCCGCTGAGCACACCGCGTGTCTTTGTGCCATGGACCACGGAAAGCACGAAGCCAGTCGGTGGTGGCTCAACCCCTGCGCTGGCCAAGGCTCGCACGGATGTGAAGGGAAACTGGATGGAGGGTCGGCGCCTCTTCTTCGGCCAGGCGGCCTGCTTCATCTGCCATACCTTGCGTGGAGAGGGGTTTGCCTTTGGACCAGACCTCACCAATCTCATTCATCGCGATCGTGGCTCCGTGCTCCAGGACATTCTTCATCCGTCTGCCACCATTAATCCGGATCAGTTCGGCAGCATCGTGAAGATGAAGGACGGTACCAGCCTCGCAGGCATCGTCCGTGCAGGTGCAGGACAAATAGTGAAGATAGGTCTGGCGGGCGGCGCGCAGATGGAAGTGGGCCATGAGAAGGTAGCTGCCATCGAGCCCATGAAGGTCTCGCTCATGCCGGAAGACTTCGGCAAGCGCCTGACGGAGGACCAGCAGGAGGATCTGCTGACATTTCTGCTCACGACACCTCTGGAGCCTGCGGTCATCACGCGCGCTGATCCCCCAACGCCCGCACCGCGCACGTTGAAGGAACTCGCGCCCATCCTTCCGCCATCGGCATCTCCCGAAGCGCGCGCCGCGTGGAAGCCTTTGCGCATCTTGTTGGTCACCGATTCCAAGGATCACGGCATCGATGAACACGACTATCCGCTGTGGCTGGATCGCTGGACACGCCTCCTGTCTCTCGGGGAGAAGATCCAGGTGGAGAGCTGCGAAGGGTTTCCCCCTGCAGAGAAACTCGCCAGGGCGGATGTCACCGTCTTTTACTCACGGAATACCGGCTGGGATCTGCGCGCGGCCAAGCTACTCGATGACTATCAGGAACGTGGCGGCGGATTGGTATATCTCCATTGGGCCATTGAAGGCGGCAAGCACGCGGACCCACTGGCGGAGCGCGTGGGTCTTGCCTTTTCTTTCTCGAAGTTTCGGCATGGCGATATGGACCTGCAGTTCGCGGCTTCCGAGCACCCTATCACGAAGGGCTTTCAGCAGCTGAAGCTCACGGACGAGTCCTATTGGAATCTTCGTGGCGAGCCCCGCCGTGTATTACTGCTTGCGACTTCACAGGAAGACCAAGCTCCACAACCGCAGCTCTGGACCTTGGAACGCGGCAAGGGGCGCGTCTTTGGTTGCATCCCCGGTCATTACACCTGGACCTTCGATGATCCGTTGTATCGCCTTCTTGTGCTGCGGGGCATCTGCTGGGCTGCGAAGGAAGGTGACGTGGAACGCCTCTCGGAGCTTGCGCTTATCGGAGCTCGGGTGCAGCCCTGA
- a CDS encoding family 16 glycoside hydrolase: protein MKPAAPLRHLACAFAFSSAVLALGVPTAARAADAPLLAVPGKVLFENKLDTAPAAPWRAVKGGWELKDGVWRGSEKPEDKHGAVNRMNTKLKDFVWEYEFKFEGGKSTSLSINAVKDHMARILITPKTVAIQKDDNDHEGPDKAVVFARFAVDFQPGTWHKVRLEMVGDTILGKVDDHVAWGSNDLFKQDRASPGFTVGGQSVDFRNVTIREATLNPEWDKVKATLPAPGSQMAAAPARQGGAKAGKGKGQ, encoded by the coding sequence ATGAAGCCTGCCGCCCCACTCCGCCATCTCGCCTGCGCCTTTGCGTTCTCTTCTGCCGTCCTTGCCTTGGGAGTCCCCACTGCGGCCCGGGCAGCGGATGCCCCGCTGCTCGCCGTGCCGGGCAAGGTCCTCTTCGAGAACAAACTCGATACCGCTCCTGCGGCCCCGTGGCGCGCTGTCAAAGGGGGCTGGGAATTAAAAGACGGTGTGTGGCGCGGCTCGGAAAAGCCGGAGGACAAGCACGGCGCCGTCAACCGCATGAATACGAAGTTGAAGGACTTCGTTTGGGAGTACGAATTCAAATTCGAAGGGGGCAAGTCCACCAGCCTCAGCATCAATGCCGTGAAGGACCACATGGCTCGCATCCTCATCACGCCGAAGACGGTGGCCATCCAGAAGGATGACAATGACCATGAGGGGCCGGACAAGGCCGTGGTCTTCGCCCGTTTCGCGGTCGATTTCCAACCCGGCACCTGGCACAAGGTGCGTCTGGAGATGGTGGGTGACACCATCCTGGGCAAGGTGGATGACCACGTGGCGTGGGGCAGCAACGACCTCTTCAAGCAGGACCGTGCGAGCCCCGGCTTCACCGTGGGGGGCCAGTCGGTGGACTTCCGTAACGTCACCATCCGCGAGGCGACGCTCAATCCCGAATGGGATAAGGTGAAAGCGACTCTCCCAGCGCCCGGCAGCCAGATGGCCGCCGCGCCTGCTCGCCAAGGCGGGGCGAAGGCTGGCAAGGGCAAGGGCCAGTAA
- the cysN gene encoding sulfate adenylyltransferase subunit CysN, with protein sequence MDLLVNPTESSLLRFTTAGSVDDGKSTLIGRLLYDSKSIFEDQLLAVEESSKRRGDAHVNLALLTDGLRAEREQGITIDVAYRYFATPKRKFIIADTPGHIQYTRNMVTGASTADLAIILVDARHGVVEQTRRHSYLASLLRIEKVVLAVNKMDLVDFSQEVFDKIIADFNEFRKSLPNEVDATLIPISALNGDNVVDKSDNTPWYSGKTLLEHLETVQVRTGSSQHDARFPVQWVIRPMSDDYHDFRGFAGRMASGTFKVGEEVLALPAGMTSRITGIHTFEGRKEETTPDLSYSITLADEIDISRGDMIVRPDQAPQHSPHIDAMICWFTEKKLKPRTRFHLRHTTRDLRATVTDLHYKVDISTMEQVGDVKEFGLNDIGCIRIKCAAPLFFDAYSKNRTTGSFVLVDEQTNNTVAAGMILRAVGDETTKSTDEFAI encoded by the coding sequence ATGGACCTTCTCGTCAATCCCACCGAATCCAGCCTCCTGCGTTTCACCACCGCCGGCAGTGTGGATGATGGCAAGAGCACGCTCATCGGCCGCCTCTTGTATGATTCCAAGAGCATCTTCGAGGACCAGCTTCTCGCCGTGGAGGAATCCTCCAAGCGCCGTGGCGATGCCCATGTGAACCTCGCCTTGCTGACCGATGGTCTCCGCGCCGAGCGCGAGCAGGGCATCACGATTGACGTGGCGTACCGCTACTTCGCCACGCCGAAGCGCAAGTTCATCATCGCGGACACGCCGGGCCACATCCAGTACACGCGCAACATGGTCACCGGCGCGAGCACGGCAGACCTCGCCATCATCCTGGTGGATGCCCGTCATGGGGTGGTGGAGCAGACCCGCCGCCATTCCTACCTCGCCTCCCTCCTGCGTATTGAGAAGGTAGTACTGGCCGTGAACAAGATGGACCTCGTGGATTTCAGCCAGGAGGTGTTCGACAAGATCATCGCGGACTTCAACGAATTCCGGAAGAGCCTTCCGAATGAAGTGGACGCCACCCTCATCCCTATCAGCGCACTGAACGGGGACAACGTGGTGGACAAGTCGGACAACACCCCGTGGTACAGCGGCAAGACGCTGCTCGAGCATCTGGAGACCGTGCAGGTCCGCACCGGTTCCTCGCAGCATGATGCGCGCTTCCCGGTGCAGTGGGTCATCCGCCCCATGTCGGATGACTACCATGATTTCCGCGGCTTTGCCGGACGCATGGCCAGCGGCACCTTCAAGGTGGGTGAGGAAGTGCTCGCCCTTCCCGCCGGCATGACCTCGCGCATCACTGGCATTCATACCTTTGAAGGCCGCAAGGAGGAGACGACCCCCGACCTTTCCTACTCCATCACCCTTGCCGATGAGATCGACATCAGCCGTGGCGACATGATTGTGAGGCCGGACCAGGCTCCGCAGCACAGCCCGCACATCGATGCGATGATCTGCTGGTTCACGGAGAAGAAGCTCAAGCCCCGCACCCGGTTCCACCTGCGTCACACCACGCGCGACCTCCGCGCCACCGTGACCGACCTCCACTACAAGGTGGACATCAGCACCATGGAGCAGGTGGGTGACGTGAAGGAATTTGGTCTCAATGACATCGGCTGCATCCGCATCAAGTGCGCCGCGCCGTTGTTCTTTGACGCCTATTCGAAGAACCGCACCACCGGCAGCTTCGTCCTCGTGGACGAACAGACCAACAATACTGTGGCCGCCGGGATGATCCTCCGCGCCGTGGGTGACGAAACGACGAAGAGCACGGACGAGTTCGCGATTTAA
- the cysD gene encoding sulfate adenylyltransferase subunit CysD, producing the protein MSDITHLQFLESEAIYILRETAAQFTKPAMLFSGGKDSIVMAWLARKAFHPSKLPFPLLHIDTGHNFPEAMTYRDWFVKEVRAELVVGSVQKSIDDGRVQEERGHNASRNKLQTVTLLDTIEEHQFDACLGGGRRDEEKARAKERFFSHRDEFGQWDPKNQRPELWNIFNGRKNFGEHFRVFPLSNWTEMDVWQYIRQEEIPLPNLYFTHQRRIIERHGQLLDAETGFVTLLEEEKAKVKEMTIRFRTVGDATCTGAVLSDAKTIDEVVAEVAAARQTERGTRADDKRSETAMEDRKKEGYF; encoded by the coding sequence ATGTCCGACATCACGCACCTTCAGTTTCTTGAGAGCGAGGCGATCTACATCCTTCGCGAAACCGCCGCGCAGTTCACGAAGCCGGCGATGCTTTTCTCCGGTGGCAAGGACTCCATCGTGATGGCGTGGCTGGCGCGCAAGGCGTTCCACCCTTCCAAGCTTCCCTTTCCGCTGCTGCACATCGATACCGGGCACAACTTCCCCGAGGCCATGACCTACCGCGACTGGTTCGTGAAGGAAGTGCGCGCGGAACTGGTGGTCGGCTCCGTGCAGAAGAGCATCGATGACGGACGTGTTCAGGAAGAGCGTGGCCACAACGCCAGCCGCAACAAGCTGCAGACCGTGACCCTGCTGGACACCATCGAAGAGCACCAGTTCGACGCGTGCCTCGGTGGTGGCCGCCGTGATGAAGAGAAGGCCCGCGCGAAGGAGCGTTTCTTCTCCCACCGCGATGAATTCGGCCAGTGGGACCCGAAGAACCAGCGTCCTGAGCTCTGGAACATCTTCAATGGCCGCAAAAATTTCGGTGAGCACTTCCGCGTGTTCCCCCTGAGCAACTGGACGGAGATGGACGTATGGCAGTACATCCGCCAGGAGGAGATTCCCCTCCCGAATCTCTACTTCACCCACCAGCGCCGCATCATCGAGCGCCACGGTCAGCTTCTCGATGCTGAAACCGGCTTCGTGACACTTTTGGAGGAGGAGAAGGCCAAGGTGAAGGAGATGACCATCCGCTTCCGCACCGTGGGTGACGCCACCTGCACCGGCGCCGTGCTTTCCGATGCGAAGACCATCGACGAAGTGGTGGCCGAAGTCGCCGCTGCCCGCCAGACCGAGCGCGGCACCCGCGCTGACGACAAGCGCAGTGAGACCGCCATGGAGGACCGCAAGAAGGAAGGCTATTTCTGA
- a CDS encoding phosphoadenosine phosphosulfate reductase family protein, with translation MSPEQVHELNAAVRGFSPLELTRWAVERSGGRAVVTTNFRPYEAVILHLATQAQADIPVLWVDHGTNLPETYVFADKSIKQLSLNIKPYLPKMTAAHWLALNGGQPPMPDEVERVESFSRIMKLEPFERGMTELAPAVWITALRKEQNPQRAATLQPVMWDAKFQTLKVNPILDWTPVEMEAYLAEFELPNERTYYDPAKGDEKHECGLHAKLTTDKA, from the coding sequence ATGAGTCCTGAACAAGTACACGAACTCAACGCCGCCGTGCGCGGCTTCTCCCCCCTCGAACTCACCCGCTGGGCCGTGGAGCGCAGTGGTGGCCGGGCTGTCGTGACCACGAATTTCCGCCCGTACGAGGCCGTTATTCTCCACCTCGCTACCCAAGCGCAGGCGGACATCCCGGTGCTCTGGGTCGACCATGGAACCAATCTCCCCGAGACCTATGTCTTCGCGGATAAGAGCATCAAACAGCTCAGCCTGAACATCAAACCCTACCTGCCGAAGATGACCGCCGCCCACTGGCTGGCGCTGAATGGCGGTCAACCCCCGATGCCGGACGAGGTGGAGCGTGTGGAATCTTTCAGCCGCATCATGAAGCTGGAGCCCTTTGAGCGCGGCATGACCGAACTGGCTCCTGCGGTGTGGATTACCGCCCTGCGCAAGGAGCAGAATCCCCAACGCGCCGCCACCCTCCAGCCGGTGATGTGGGACGCGAAGTTCCAGACCCTGAAGGTCAACCCCATTCTCGACTGGACCCCGGTGGAGATGGAGGCCTACCTCGCCGAGTTTGAACTGCCCAACGAGCGCACCTATTACGATCCCGCCAAGGGCGATGAGAAGCACGAGTGCGGCCTGCACGCGAAGCTCACCACCGACAAGGCCTGA
- the clpS gene encoding ATP-dependent Clp protease adapter ClpS, with protein sequence MPPVTTPERRTIELPREDTDTQLDTPWSVVIHNDPVNLMSYVTHVIRKIFGYPEKEAQRLMLQVHEQGRSIVWTGARERAEHYVRELHGFQLLSTIEKAD encoded by the coding sequence ATGCCCCCTGTCACCACCCCAGAGCGTCGCACCATCGAGCTGCCTCGTGAGGACACGGATACCCAGCTTGACACTCCGTGGAGCGTGGTCATTCACAATGACCCGGTGAATCTGATGAGCTATGTGACCCATGTGATCCGGAAGATCTTCGGCTACCCGGAGAAGGAGGCGCAGCGTCTCATGCTGCAGGTTCACGAGCAGGGCCGCAGCATCGTGTGGACCGGCGCCCGCGAGCGGGCTGAGCATTACGTGAGAGAGCTGCACGGATTCCAGCTTCTCTCCACCATTGAGAAGGCAGACTAG
- a CDS encoding DUF2017 family protein — translation MRLTLQKERESWRLSDLDDFHLHLLRQVAEDATVADESAHRRLFPPPIRTTKDDEDDEFLEDWKNFVADELENQFAGDVGTVLSDLDNVRPHRSTKEGAEPRHLLEVPLEHARAWFSALNQARLMLDHKFNLHPGGENEFRLFVPEEESGGIDIKDRLAVYMRYEFYAAIQEWLVQRAMKLP, via the coding sequence ATGCGTCTCACCCTTCAGAAGGAACGTGAATCCTGGCGCCTGAGCGATCTGGATGACTTCCACCTGCACCTGCTGCGGCAGGTGGCGGAGGATGCCACCGTGGCCGACGAGTCGGCGCACAGACGCCTTTTCCCGCCGCCCATCCGCACGACGAAGGATGATGAGGACGATGAGTTTCTGGAAGATTGGAAGAACTTTGTCGCGGACGAGCTGGAAAACCAGTTCGCCGGAGACGTGGGCACTGTGCTCTCCGACCTGGACAACGTGCGCCCTCATCGTAGCACCAAGGAAGGCGCCGAGCCACGCCATCTGCTCGAAGTCCCGCTGGAGCATGCGCGCGCGTGGTTCAGCGCGCTGAATCAGGCGCGCCTGATGCTGGACCATAAATTCAATCTGCATCCAGGAGGTGAAAACGAATTCCGGCTTTTCGTTCCCGAAGAGGAGTCCGGAGGCATCGACATCAAAGATCGCCTGGCTGTCTACATGCGATATGAGTTCTACGCGGCCATCCAGGAATGGCTGGTGCAGCGCGCGATGAAGCTGCCGTGA